One Synechococcus sp. JA-2-3B'a(2-13) genomic window carries:
- a CDS encoding NfeD family protein yields MVWPWIIIGLVLISAELFLPELVASSVGLAALLAGLLAYLGLPIWVQFASWIGASVVLIILSRRLVPHGSVQVEESREARAITPIPPGERGRVSYLGSTWNAKCSIPNLEIQAGQELYVVERQGNTLIVMPAKMLKS; encoded by the coding sequence ATGGTTTGGCCTTGGATCATCATCGGGTTAGTCCTCATTTCTGCCGAATTGTTTTTGCCAGAATTGGTTGCCAGCTCGGTGGGGCTGGCGGCGCTCTTGGCGGGGCTTTTGGCTTATTTGGGGCTGCCGATCTGGGTACAATTTGCCAGCTGGATTGGGGCATCGGTGGTGTTGATTATCCTCAGCCGCCGTCTGGTGCCCCATGGATCGGTTCAGGTAGAGGAATCTCGCGAGGCGCGGGCAATCACCCCCATTCCCCCAGGCGAACGGGGGCGGGTTTCTTATCTGGGTTCCACCTGGAACGCCAAGTGCAGCATTCCCAACCTAGAAATCCAAGCCGGACAGGAGCTCTACGTGGTGGAGCGACAGGGGAATACCCTCATTGTCATGCCGGCCAAGATGCTCAAGTCGTAA
- the leuD gene encoding 3-isopropylmalate dehydratase small subunit codes for MSSEVLTVTGRGIPLLGNDIDTDRIIPARFLKCVTFDGLGQHVFADDRAQDPGQHPFDQPQYQGSQILVVNANFGCGSSREHAPQALAKWGIRALIGESFAEIFFGNCLALGIPCVTAPPAVIQALQKAVAENPQLQLTLDLPSKQVCWGENAAAVEIPQGAWQMLVQGTWDATGQLLAAQAQIQQVAASLPYVRWQRAR; via the coding sequence ATGTCAAGCGAAGTTTTGACCGTCACAGGCCGAGGGATCCCCCTGCTGGGCAACGACATCGACACCGATCGGATTATCCCGGCCCGCTTTTTGAAGTGCGTCACTTTTGACGGCTTGGGCCAGCACGTGTTTGCCGACGACCGCGCCCAGGATCCCGGCCAACACCCCTTCGATCAGCCTCAGTACCAGGGATCCCAGATCCTTGTGGTCAATGCCAATTTTGGCTGTGGCTCCAGCCGGGAGCATGCCCCCCAAGCGCTGGCCAAATGGGGGATCCGCGCCCTCATTGGCGAAAGCTTTGCCGAGATCTTCTTCGGCAACTGCTTGGCCCTAGGGATCCCTTGTGTTACGGCACCCCCGGCTGTGATTCAAGCCCTGCAGAAGGCGGTGGCGGAAAATCCCCAGCTCCAGTTGACACTGGATCTGCCCAGCAAACAGGTGTGCTGGGGGGAGAACGCCGCTGCTGTGGAGATCCCCCAGGGAGCCTGGCAAATGCTGGTGCAGGGCACCTGGGACGCCACAGGACAACTGCTGGCCGCCCAAGCCCAGATTCAGCAAGTAGCCGCTTCTTTACCCTACGTGCGTTGGCAGCGAGCCCGTTGA
- a CDS encoding SAM-dependent methyltransferase, which translates to MSNPLPPDTHTWLGSADPDFMDLAIREIEAADPEAAVQRLKEAPGLVWVCSQRSFADLAGAWQADPPIFLRHICPIHQERRLAEGSLVELRLDGEMLAAIDPALSFSVQTRLFGEPALKPFQVNETLAEQVMAAVGSPLQVKDPQQVISVVILAQPMGIRAWLGLSLAAQNLSNWAGGIHRFRQDPEQISRSEFKLLEAIQVFQIPLVPGGQALDLGAAPGGWSRILRLYGQQVTAVDPADLDERLSQDPGICHHRLSAQAYLARGPGRFHLILNDMRMDGPASARLMVAFAPHLQPQGRAVMTLKLPRQHRLRVLRQSLEILGSAFPLVRARHLFHNRSEVTLYLGIPAP; encoded by the coding sequence TTGAGCAATCCTCTCCCCCCTGATACCCATACATGGCTGGGCAGTGCCGACCCGGATTTTATGGATTTGGCGATCCGGGAGATAGAAGCTGCGGATCCAGAGGCTGCCGTGCAGCGGCTAAAGGAAGCACCTGGCTTGGTGTGGGTATGCAGCCAACGCTCATTTGCCGACCTGGCTGGGGCTTGGCAAGCTGACCCGCCCATTTTTTTGCGCCACATCTGCCCCATTCACCAAGAACGGCGGCTGGCCGAGGGATCCTTAGTTGAATTGCGCCTTGATGGGGAAATGTTGGCAGCCATTGACCCCGCCCTCAGCTTTTCGGTTCAGACGCGCCTGTTTGGAGAGCCGGCTCTCAAGCCCTTCCAGGTCAATGAAACCCTGGCCGAACAGGTGATGGCAGCGGTGGGATCCCCCCTGCAGGTCAAAGACCCCCAGCAGGTAATCTCGGTGGTGATCCTGGCTCAACCGATGGGCATTCGCGCTTGGCTGGGCCTATCCTTGGCTGCCCAGAACCTCTCCAACTGGGCCGGTGGGATCCATCGCTTTCGGCAGGATCCAGAGCAGATCAGCCGCTCCGAGTTTAAGCTGCTGGAGGCCATCCAGGTGTTTCAGATTCCCTTGGTGCCAGGGGGACAGGCTCTGGATCTGGGGGCAGCGCCGGGGGGATGGTCGCGCATTTTGCGTCTATATGGCCAGCAGGTCACGGCAGTGGATCCGGCGGACTTGGACGAGCGCCTCAGCCAAGATCCGGGGATCTGCCACCATCGCCTCAGCGCCCAAGCCTACTTGGCCCGTGGCCCAGGCCGGTTTCACCTGATCCTCAACGACATGCGGATGGATGGCCCGGCTTCTGCCCGCCTGATGGTGGCTTTTGCCCCCCATCTGCAGCCACAGGGGAGAGCTGTGATGACCCTGAAGTTACCTCGCCAACACCGCCTGCGGGTGCTGCGGCAAAGTTTGGAGATCTTGGGTAGTGCCTTCCCCTTGGTGAGGGCCCGCCACCTGTTTCACAACCGCAGCGAAGTCACCCTCTACTTGGGGATCCCTGCCCCTTAA
- a CDS encoding RNA-guided endonuclease InsQ/TnpB family protein, translating to MTQALTVACKLKVSQSQAAKLDATMDAFVQALNWVNQNTPEKVVNAVKLQSLCYYQIRARFGLSSNLAQQVCRRVAGARKVARQRNRPVKEFKRRFVTYDARIFSFREKDWTVSLATVDGRERFELAIGNYQRGMLAGSNPKSATLVQRKDGSYYIQICVEKKPPKQQDTDKVIGVDLGRIDIAHTSEGKNWNGQQLNKVRDHYSKLRAALQRKASKGTRSSRRRCRELLQRLSGKERRFQAWVNHSIAKSIVKTAKSLSACIAIEDLSGIRERTNQHPRSREERRRSNSWAFYQLRRFIEYKAVRAGVKVVAVPAAYTSQICHKCLHIHPDSAQSYRKGKQFKCGHCGWEGDADFNGAKVIALLGAAVNQPRGSWLACQLQGYQKPALYCEAVRVG from the coding sequence ATGACCCAAGCCCTGACTGTAGCTTGCAAGCTCAAGGTGTCCCAGTCGCAGGCCGCAAAGTTGGATGCGACAATGGATGCCTTTGTGCAGGCGTTGAACTGGGTCAACCAAAACACACCAGAAAAAGTAGTCAACGCAGTCAAACTCCAATCCCTTTGCTATTACCAGATTCGCGCTCGGTTTGGCTTGTCCAGTAATCTGGCCCAGCAGGTCTGCAGACGGGTGGCAGGCGCTCGCAAAGTGGCGAGACAGCGCAACCGTCCAGTTAAAGAGTTCAAGCGTAGGTTCGTTACCTACGATGCACGTATCTTCTCGTTTCGCGAGAAAGACTGGACAGTGTCGCTTGCCACGGTTGATGGAAGAGAACGCTTTGAGCTAGCCATTGGCAACTACCAGAGGGGAATGCTGGCTGGCTCTAACCCCAAATCGGCCACCCTAGTCCAGCGCAAAGATGGCTCCTACTACATCCAGATTTGCGTAGAGAAAAAACCACCCAAGCAACAAGATACCGACAAGGTGATCGGGGTGGATTTGGGAAGGATAGATATCGCTCATACCTCAGAGGGGAAGAACTGGAATGGACAGCAGTTAAACAAGGTACGAGACCACTACTCCAAGCTGAGGGCGGCACTCCAACGCAAAGCCAGTAAGGGCACACGCAGTTCGCGGCGCAGATGCAGAGAACTGTTGCAACGGCTGTCTGGCAAGGAGAGGCGCTTTCAAGCTTGGGTGAACCACAGTATCGCTAAGAGCATCGTTAAAACAGCAAAATCTCTTTCTGCCTGCATTGCAATTGAGGACTTAAGCGGCATTCGAGAACGCACCAATCAACACCCCCGCAGTCGTGAGGAGCGGCGGCGTAGCAATAGCTGGGCGTTCTACCAGCTGCGGCGGTTTATCGAATACAAGGCTGTGAGGGCGGGTGTCAAAGTGGTAGCTGTCCCTGCGGCCTATACCTCGCAGATCTGCCACAAGTGCCTGCATATTCATCCCGACTCCGCTCAATCCTATCGCAAGGGTAAGCAGTTCAAATGCGGGCACTGCGGTTGGGAAGGGGATGCGGATTTTAACGGTGCGAAGGTGATTGCGCTTTTGGGGGCTGCTGTAAACCAGCCTAGAGGTTCGTGGTTGGCTTGCCAACTGCAGGGCTACCAAAAGCCCGCCCTGTACTGCGAAGCAGTCAGGGTCGGGTAG